Proteins from one Penaeus chinensis breed Huanghai No. 1 unplaced genomic scaffold, ASM1920278v2 CTG_4776, whole genome shotgun sequence genomic window:
- the LOC125024784 gene encoding calcium-activated potassium channel subunit alpha-1-like isoform X2, whose product MCVLLSAGPEELDSNFNFAFEVLKATSSRLVCTKNKAAMMFGGAPTVNGLCNFCKRLPVLVSHITDEPMTPANDTHAVAIGWTIPPALCHSFAYLNYGRPDVLRFACTLLQGGLSLESLVEQSWVGYDQVQVRLLDPLDAKYKTINNGGTYGELFCLAMHSNMLCLGLYRELVKCSEEPRLRYVIANPEDNFEVYSTDLVFVLCRRSK is encoded by the exons ATGTGTGTCCTCCTCAGTGCAGGACCAGAGGAACTGGATTCAAATTTCAACTTCGCATTTGAAGTGCTGAAGGCGACTTCAAGTCGGTTAGTTTGCACCAAGAACAAGGCAGCTATGA TGTTTGGCGGTGCGCCCACAGTGAACGGACTTTGCAACTTCTGTAAGAGGCTTCCTGTTCTAGTGAGTCATATCACTGATGAGCCGATGACACCTGCCAATGACACCCATGCTGTGGCCATAGGATGGACAATTCCTCCTGCACTCTGTCACTCCTTTGCATATTTG AACTATGGCAGACCAGATGTCCTCCGTTTTGCATGCACACTCCTGCAAGGTGGACTATCACTTGAATCTCTTGTGGAACAAAGTTGGGTTGG TTATGATCAGGTTCAAGTACGACTACTAGATCCTCTAGATGCAAAGTATAAGACAATCAATAATGGAGGAACATATGGAGAACTCTTTTGCCTTGCCATGCATAGCAACATGCTATGCCTTGGACTCTACAG AGAACTGGTTAAATGTTCTGAAGAACCTCGTTTGAGGTATGTGATAGCAAACCCTGAGGATAATTTTGAAGTGTACTCGACTGACCTCGTGTTCGTCCTGTGCCGCAGATCGAAG TGA
- the LOC125024784 gene encoding calcium-activated potassium channel subunit alpha-1-like isoform X1 — MCVLLSAGPEELDSNFNFAFEVLKATSSRLVCTKNKAAMMFGGAPTVNGLCNFCKRLPVLVSHITDEPMTPANDTHAVAIGWTIPPALCHSFAYLNYGRPDVLRFACTLLQGGLSLESLVEQSWVGYDQVQVRLLDPLDAKYKTINNGGTYGELFCLAMHSNMLCLGLYRELVKCSEEPRLRYVIANPEDNFEVYSTDLVFVLCRRSKSSVLGSLA; from the exons ATGTGTGTCCTCCTCAGTGCAGGACCAGAGGAACTGGATTCAAATTTCAACTTCGCATTTGAAGTGCTGAAGGCGACTTCAAGTCGGTTAGTTTGCACCAAGAACAAGGCAGCTATGA TGTTTGGCGGTGCGCCCACAGTGAACGGACTTTGCAACTTCTGTAAGAGGCTTCCTGTTCTAGTGAGTCATATCACTGATGAGCCGATGACACCTGCCAATGACACCCATGCTGTGGCCATAGGATGGACAATTCCTCCTGCACTCTGTCACTCCTTTGCATATTTG AACTATGGCAGACCAGATGTCCTCCGTTTTGCATGCACACTCCTGCAAGGTGGACTATCACTTGAATCTCTTGTGGAACAAAGTTGGGTTGG TTATGATCAGGTTCAAGTACGACTACTAGATCCTCTAGATGCAAAGTATAAGACAATCAATAATGGAGGAACATATGGAGAACTCTTTTGCCTTGCCATGCATAGCAACATGCTATGCCTTGGACTCTACAG AGAACTGGTTAAATGTTCTGAAGAACCTCGTTTGAGGTATGTGATAGCAAACCCTGAGGATAATTTTGAAGTGTACTCGACTGACCTCGTGTTCGTCCTGTGCCGCAGATCGAAG